A single window of Corythoichthys intestinalis isolate RoL2023-P3 chromosome 21, ASM3026506v1, whole genome shotgun sequence DNA harbors:
- the LOC130909735 gene encoding glycylpeptide N-tetradecanoyltransferase 1-like isoform X2, whose amino-acid sequence MTDLNAGNEDGGGQKKSQKKQKKQDKWRAERPRDLFEKLDSLPESKQQEIQRALHLFSFGQSMPTTVQQAVRRNYKFWHTQPVPKLGEVVISHGQITECDESAREEPYSLPPGFSWDNLNLSSPAPLQELRAFLNENYTEDDDNTVMYDFSEDYLRWVLQPPNWRAQWHCGVRVDSNKKLVGFIAAVPGDVCVYHTEKRMAQIKFLCVHKKLRLKRMTPVLIRELARRVRRQGVAQAAYAAAVVLPTPISSCRLWHRPLNLRKLTELQYPGIRADMPFQRALKFYRLPEDTKTAGLRPMTRNDIEKTRELLQANLSKFQLKANWSSEEIEHCFLPREDVIDTYVVEVDGALTDVVSFYGISFKVLNHQLHSSLRAAHFFYVASDGSGDLVQLVEDVLVLVKSKGYDIFIAADVMDNKRFLEKLKFSFSGKRLYYYLYNWKCPRLSSDNVGLLLPN is encoded by the exons ATGACTGATTTGAATGCAGG aaATGAAGATGGAGGCGGTCAAAAGAAGAgtcaaaaaaagcagaagaagcAAGATAAGTGGAGAGCAGAAAGACCAAGAGATCTGTTTGAAAAG CTGGATTCTTTACCCGAAAGCAAGCAGCAGGAGATTCAAAGGGCCCTCCATCTTTTCTCTTTCGGACAAAGCATGCCGACAACGGTGCAGCAGGCCGTCAGACGAAACTACAAGTTCTGGCACACGCAGCCCGTCCCCAAACTCG GTGAAGTGGTCATCAGCCATGGCCAAATCACGGAATGCGACGAAAGCGCTCGCGAGGAACCTTACTCGCTACCGCCAGGCTTCTCTTGGGACAACCTGAACCTTAGCAGTCCCGCACCG CTGCAAGAATTGCGTGCCTTCCTCAACGAAAACTACACCGAAGACGACGACAACACGGTCATGTACGACTTCTCCGAGGATTATCTGCGCTG GGTCTTACAGCCCCCGAATTGGCGGGCCCAGTGGCACTGTGGCGTCAGAGTGGATTCCAATAAAAAGCTGGTAGGCTTCATCGCCGCCGTCCCCGGAGATGTGTGCGTATACCACAC GGAGAAGCGGATGGCGCAGATCAAATTTCTCTGCGTTCACAAGAAGCTGCGCCTCAAGCGAATGACCCCGGTTCTGATCCGTGAGCTGGCCAGACGGGTCCGCCGGCAGGGTGTCGCCCAGGCAGCGTACGCCGCCGCCGTGGTGCTGCCCACGCCTATCAGCTCCTGCAG ATTATGGCATCGACCTTTGAACCTTCGCAAGCTGACTGAGCTCCAGTATCCGGGCATCCGAGCAGACATGCCCTTTCAGCGAGCTCTCAAATTCTACCGCCTGCCTGAG GACACCAAGACGGCAGGTTTACGTCCGATGACCAGAAATGACATTGAGAAGACACGAGAGCTTCTCCAAGCAAATCTCAGCAAGTTTCAGCTCAAAGCCAACTGGTCCTCGGAGGAGATCGAGCACTGCTTCTTGCCCAGGGAGGATGTGATCGACACCTATGTGGTGGAG GTTGATGGTGCTCTGACAGATGTTGTGAGCTTCTACGGTATCTCCTTCAAAGTTCTCAACCATCAGCTTCACAGCAGCTTGAGAGCGGCTCATTTCTTTTATGTGGCGTCGGATGGCAGTGGTGACCTTGTCCAGCTTGTGGAGGATGTTCTGGTTCTGGTCAAATCT AAAGGCTATGACATCTTCATCGCTGCCGACGTGATGGATAACAAGCGTTTCCTGGAGAAGCTCAAGTTCAGCTTCAGCGGCAAGCGGCTTTATTACTACTTGTATAACTGGAAGTGCCCCAGACTGAGTTCAGACAACGTGGGCCTGCTCCTACCTAACTAA